From one Bos indicus x Bos taurus breed Angus x Brahman F1 hybrid chromosome 7, Bos_hybrid_MaternalHap_v2.0, whole genome shotgun sequence genomic stretch:
- the IK gene encoding protein Red: MPERDSEPFSNPLAPDGHDVDDPHSFHQSKLTNEDFRKLLMTPRAAPTSAPPSKSRHHEMPREYNEDEDPAARRRKKKSYYAKLRQQEIERERELAEKYRDRAKERRDGVNKDYEETELISTTANYRAVGPTAEADKSAAEKRRQLIQESKFLGGDMEHTHLVKGLDFALLQKVRAEIASKEKEEEEMMEKPQKETKKDEDPENKIEFKTRLGRNVYRMLFKSKAYERNELFLPGRMAYVVDLDDEYADTDIPTTLIRSKADCPTMEAQTTLTTNDIVISKLTQILSYLRQGTRNKKLKKKDKGKMEEKKPPEADMNIFEDIGDYVPSTTKTPRDKERERYRERERDRERDRDRDRERERERDRERERDREREEEKKRHSYFEKPKVDDEPMDVDKGPGSAKELIKSINEKFAGSAGWEGTESLKKPEDKKQLGDFFGMSNSYAECYPATMDDMAVDSDEEVDYSKMDQGNKKGPLGRWDFDTQEEYSEYMNNKEALPKAAFQYGIKMSEGRKTRRFKETNDKAELDRQWKKISAIIEKRKKMEADGVEVKRPKY, from the exons ATGCCAGAGCGAGATA GCGAGCCATTCTCCAATCCCTTGGCTCCAGATGGCCACGATGTGGACGATCCTCACTCCTTCCACCA ATCAAAACTCACTAATGAAGACTTCAGGAAACTTCTTATGACCCCAAGGGCTGCACCTACCTCTGCACCACCCTCTAAGTCACGTCACCATGA GATGCCAAGGGAGTACAATGAGGATGAAGATCCAGCTGCacgaaggagaaaaaagaaaag TTACTATGCCAAGCTTCGCCAACAagaaattgagagagagagagaactagcAGAGAAGTACCGGGACCGTGCCAAAGAACGGCGGGATGGCGTGAACAAAGATTATGAGGAAACGGAACTGATCAGCACCACGGCTAACTACAGGGCTGTGGGCCCCACTGCTGAGGC ggaCAAATCAGCTGCAGAGAAAAGAAGACAGTTGATCCAGGAGTCTAAATTCTTGGGTGGTGACATGGAACACACCCATTTGGTGAAAGGCTTGGATTTTGCTCTGCTTCAAAAG GTACGAGCTGAAATTGCcagcaaagagaaagaggaggaagaaatgatGGAAAAGCCCCAGAAGGAAACTAA gAAAGATGAGGAtcctgaaaataaaattgaatttaaaacacGTTTGG GCCGAAATGTTTACCGCATGCTCTTCAAGAGCAAAGCATATGAGCGGAATGAGCTGTTTCTTCCAGGCCGCATGGCCTATGTGGTAGACCTAGATGATGAGTACGCTGACACAGACATCCCCACTACTCTTATCCGCAGCAAAGCTGATTGCCCCACCATGGAG GCCCAGACCACACTGACTACAAATGACATTGTCATCAGCAAGCTCACCCAGATCCTTTCCTACCTGAGGCAGGGTACCCGCAACAAGAAGctcaaaaagaaagataaag ggaaaatggaagagaagaaaCCCCCGGAAGCTGACATGAA TATATTTGAAGATATTGGGGATTATGTGCCCTCCACAACCAAGACTCCTCGAGACAAGGAGCGGGAGAGATACCGGGAACGGGAGCGTGATCGGGAAAGAGACAGAGACCGTGACAGAGAACGGGAGCGAGAACGAGACCGAGAGCGGGAGCGGGACCGAGAAcgagaagaagagaagaagaggCACAGCTACTTTGAGAAGCCAAAAGTGGACGATGAG cCCATGGATGTTGACAAAG GACCCGGATCTGCCAAGGAGTTGATCAAGTCTATCAATGAAAAGTTTGCAGGATCTGCCGGCTGGGAAGGCACTGAATC GCTGAAGAAACCAGAGGACAAGAAGCAGCTGGGAGATTTCTTTGGCATGTCCAATAGCTATGCTGAGTGCTATCCAGCCAC GATGGATGACATGGCTGTGGACAGTGATGAGGAGGTGGATTATAGCAAAATGGACCAG GGTAACAAGAAAGGTCCTTTAGGCCGCTGGGACTTTGACACCCAGGAGGAATATAGCGAGTATATGAACAACAAGGAGGCTTTGCCCAA agcTGCATTCCAATATGGCATCAAGATGTCCGAAGGGCGGAAAACCAGGCGCTTCAAGGAAACCAATGACAAAGCAGAGCTTGATCGCCAGTGGAAAAAGATTAGTGCG ATCattgagaagaggaagaagatggaaGCTGATGG AGTTGAAGTGAAAAGACCAAAATACTAA
- the DND1 gene encoding dead end protein homolog 1 isoform X1: MKFIICAFPPTRPLEEGSKSSRKMPVPLVIRSLDYADDPEDYGCFTHFTNVCTRTPSRARSLDPDPGTIRLDDGALLHPLLPGWVGSPPPAGSEVFIGRLPQDVYEHQLIPLFQRVGRLYEFRLMMTFSGLNRGFAYARYSSRRGAQAAIATLHNHLLRPSCPLLVCRSTEKCELSVDGLPPGLSHRALLRALQPLGPGLQEALLLPSPGPTPAQIALLKFSSHRAAAMAKKALVEGQSHLCGEQVAVEWLKPDLKQRLRQQLMGTSLQCLQPEGNRLALARDQGLEFQGSQVALQLLCQRMKLGSPVFLTKCLGTSPAGWHRFWYQVVIPGHPVPFSGLIWVVLTPDGQDGHEVAKDAVSARLLEAMSESRASLLWSTGAEAGGTMVQQ; the protein is encoded by the exons ATGAAATTTATAATCTGTGCCTTCCCACCCACCCGCCCCCTCGAGGAAGGGAGCAAGTCTAGTCGTAAAATGCCAGTCCCATTGGTAATTCGGTCACTCGATTATGCCGACGACCCGGAGGATTACGGGTGTTTTACCCATTTCACAAACGTGTGCACACGTACTCCCTCACGCGCTCGGTCCCTGGACCCCGACCCAGGAACTATCCGGTTGGATGACGGTGCCCTTCTCCACCCTCTTCTCCCAGGATGGGTGGGCAGCCCGCCGCCGGCCGGGTCGGAGGTGTTTATCGGGCGGCTGCCCCAGGACGTGTACGAGCACCAGCTGATTCCACTGTTCCAGCGCGTGGGCCGCCTCTACGAGTTTCGTCTGATGATGACCTTCAGCGGCCTGAACCGCGGCTTCGCTTACGCCCGCTACAGCTCGCGGCGCGGCGCCCAAGCCGCCATCGCCACGCTGCACAACCACCTGCTGCGGCCGTCCTGCCCGCTGCTCGTGTGCCGCAGCACCGAGAAGTGCGAGCTGAGCGTGGACGGGCTGCCGCCGGGCCTGAGCCACCGCGCGCTACTCCGCGCGCTGCAGCCGCTGGGACCCGGCCTGCAGGAGGCGCTGCTGCTGCCTAGCCCCGGGCCGACGCCCGCACAGATCGCACTGCTCAAGTTCAGCTCGCACCGGGCCGCAGCCATGGCCAAAAAGGCCCTGGTGGAAG GGCAGTCCCACCTCTGTGGAGAACAGGTGGCTGTGGAGTGGCTTAAGCCAGACCTGAAGCAGCGACTCCGCCAGCAGCTCATGGGTACCTCGCTACAGTGCCTACAGCCTGAGGGCAACCGATTAGCCCTGGCCAGGGACCAGGGGCTCGAGTTCCAAGGGTCTCAGGTTGCCTTGCAGCTGCTGTGCCAACGGATGAAGCTGGGCAGCCCAGTGTTCCTCACCAAGTGTTTGGGCACAAGCCCTGCTGGCTGGCACCGCTTCTGGTACCAGGTGGTGATCCCTGGGCATCCGGTGCCCTTCAGTGGCCTCATCTGGGTTGTGCTGACCCCAGATGGGCAGGATGGGCATGAGGTGGCTAAGGATGCAGTATCTGCACGGCTGCTGGAAGCAATGAGTGAGTCTAGGGCCAGCCTCCTTTGGTCTACTGGGGCTGAGGCAGGAGGTACCATGGTTCAACAGTGA
- the WDR55 gene encoding WD repeat-containing protein 55, whose protein sequence is MDRMCEERAAEDGSDEEDPDATEAPARIRDTPEDIVLEAPASGLAFHPARDLLAAGDVDGDVFVFSYSCQEGETKELWSSGHHLKSCRAVVFSEDGQKLVTVSKDKAIHFLDVELGRLERRISKAHGAPINSLLLVDENVLATGDDTGGIRLWDQRKEGPLMDMRQHEEYIADMALDPAKKLLLTASGDGCLGVFNIKRRRFELLSEPQSGDLTSVTLMKYGRKVACGSSEGTIYLFNWDGFGATSDRFALRAESIDCMVPVTESLLCAGSTDGVIRAVNILPNRVVGSVGQHAEEPVENLALSHCGCFLASSGHDQRLKFWDMAQLRALVVDDYRRRKKKGGPLRALSSKAWSTDDFFAGLREEGEDAKTLEEEESEDDSD, encoded by the exons ATGGACCGCATGTGTGAGGAGAGGGCCGCGGAGGATGGGAGCGACGAGGAGGATCCCGACGCCACGGAAGCCCCAGCCCGGATCCGGGACACTCCGGAAGATATCGTCTTGGAGGCTCCGGCTAGTGGGCTGGCGTTCCATCCGGCCCGCGACCTTTTGGCAGCGGGGGACGTGGACGGGGACGTGTTTGT CTTTTCCTACTCCTGCCAAGAGGGAGAAACCAAGGAGCTCTGGTCCTCAGGTCACCACCTCAAGTCCTGTCGAGCCGTTGTCTTCTCTGAAGATGGGCAGA AACTTGTTACTGTCTCCAAGGACAAAGCCATCCATTTTCTAGATGTGGAGCTGGGCCGACTGGAAAGACGCATTTCCAAGGCTCATGG TGCCCCCATCAACAGTCTGCTGCTGGTGGATGAGAATGTTCTGGCCACTGGGGATGATACAGGTGGCATCCGCCTCTGGGACCAAAGGAAGGAGGGCCCCTTAATGGATATGCGGCAGCATGAGGAGTACATTGCTGACATGGCTCTGGATCCCGCCAAGAAACTGCTGCTGACAGCCAG TGGAGATGGCTGCCTCGGTGTCTTCAACATCAAGCGACGCCGGTTTGAGttgctctctgagccccagtctgGAGACCTCACCTCTGTTACACTTATGAAA TATGGGAGGAAGGTGGCATGTGGCTCCAGTGAAGGTACCATCTACCTCTTCAACTGGGATGGCTTTGGGGCCACAAGTGACCGCTTTGCCTTGAGAGCCGAGTCCATTGACTGCATGGTTCCAGTGACAGAGAGTCTGCTGTGTGCTGGCTCTACTGATGGAGTCATCAG GGCTGTCAACATCCTGCCGAACCGAGTGGTAGGCAGTGTGGGCCAGCATGCTGAGGAGCCTGTCGAGAACCTAGCTCTCTCCCACTGCGGCTGTTTCCTGGCCAGCAGTGGCCATGACCAGCGACTCAAGTTTTGGGACATGGCCCAGCTGCGGGCTCTGGTGGTGGATGACTACCGCCGACGCAAGAAAAAGGGAGGACCACTGCGGGCACTGAGCAGCAAGGCCTGGAGCACTGATGACTTCTTTGCAGGActgagggaagagggagaggatgCCAAAactctggaggaggaggagagtgagGATGACAGTGACTGA
- the DND1 gene encoding dead end protein homolog 1 isoform X2, with protein sequence MQSKRECELWCERVNPENKAALEAWVRETGIRLVQVNGQRKYGGPPPGWVGSPPPAGSEVFIGRLPQDVYEHQLIPLFQRVGRLYEFRLMMTFSGLNRGFAYARYSSRRGAQAAIATLHNHLLRPSCPLLVCRSTEKCELSVDGLPPGLSHRALLRALQPLGPGLQEALLLPSPGPTPAQIALLKFSSHRAAAMAKKALVEGQSHLCGEQVAVEWLKPDLKQRLRQQLMGTSLQCLQPEGNRLALARDQGLEFQGSQVALQLLCQRMKLGSPVFLTKCLGTSPAGWHRFWYQVVIPGHPVPFSGLIWVVLTPDGQDGHEVAKDAVSARLLEAMSESRASLLWSTGAEAGGTMVQQ encoded by the exons atgCAGTCCAAACGCGAATGTGAG CTGTGGTGTGAGAGGGTGAATCCCGAAAACAAGGCGGCGTTGGAGGCGTGGGTCAGGGAGACGGGCATCCGGCTGGTGCAGGTGAACGGGCAGAGAAAGTATGGCGGGCCACCCCCAG GATGGGTGGGCAGCCCGCCGCCGGCCGGGTCGGAGGTGTTTATCGGGCGGCTGCCCCAGGACGTGTACGAGCACCAGCTGATTCCACTGTTCCAGCGCGTGGGCCGCCTCTACGAGTTTCGTCTGATGATGACCTTCAGCGGCCTGAACCGCGGCTTCGCTTACGCCCGCTACAGCTCGCGGCGCGGCGCCCAAGCCGCCATCGCCACGCTGCACAACCACCTGCTGCGGCCGTCCTGCCCGCTGCTCGTGTGCCGCAGCACCGAGAAGTGCGAGCTGAGCGTGGACGGGCTGCCGCCGGGCCTGAGCCACCGCGCGCTACTCCGCGCGCTGCAGCCGCTGGGACCCGGCCTGCAGGAGGCGCTGCTGCTGCCTAGCCCCGGGCCGACGCCCGCACAGATCGCACTGCTCAAGTTCAGCTCGCACCGGGCCGCAGCCATGGCCAAAAAGGCCCTGGTGGAAG GGCAGTCCCACCTCTGTGGAGAACAGGTGGCTGTGGAGTGGCTTAAGCCAGACCTGAAGCAGCGACTCCGCCAGCAGCTCATGGGTACCTCGCTACAGTGCCTACAGCCTGAGGGCAACCGATTAGCCCTGGCCAGGGACCAGGGGCTCGAGTTCCAAGGGTCTCAGGTTGCCTTGCAGCTGCTGTGCCAACGGATGAAGCTGGGCAGCCCAGTGTTCCTCACCAAGTGTTTGGGCACAAGCCCTGCTGGCTGGCACCGCTTCTGGTACCAGGTGGTGATCCCTGGGCATCCGGTGCCCTTCAGTGGCCTCATCTGGGTTGTGCTGACCCCAGATGGGCAGGATGGGCATGAGGTGGCTAAGGATGCAGTATCTGCACGGCTGCTGGAAGCAATGAGTGAGTCTAGGGCCAGCCTCCTTTGGTCTACTGGGGCTGAGGCAGGAGGTACCATGGTTCAACAGTGA
- the NDUFA2 gene encoding NADH dehydrogenase [ubiquinone] 1 alpha subcomplex subunit 2, whose amino-acid sequence MAAAAAIRGVRGKLGLREIRIHLCQRSPGSQGVRDFIEKRYVELKKANPDLPILIRECSDVQPKLWARYAFGQEKNVSLNNFSADQVTRALENVLSSKA is encoded by the exons ATGGCGGCGGCTGCAGCGATTCGTGGGGTCCGAGGCAAATTGGGTCTTCGTGAAATTCGTATCCATTTGTGCCAGCGCTCGCCCGGCAGCCAGGGCGTCAG GGACTTCATTGAGAAACGCTATGTGGAGCTGAAGAAAGCGAATCCCGACCTGCCCATCCTAATCCGCGAGTGCTCGGATGTGCAGCCCAAGCTCTGGGCCCGCTACG CATTTGGCCAAGAGAAGAATGTCTCTCTGAACAATTTCAGTGCTGATCAGGTAACTAGAGCCCTGGAGAACGTGCTAAGTAGCAAAGCCTGA